The DNA segment ATTGCACAAGTATGTATCGTCGGGTACCCAATCCTGAAATGGATCGGTTCGAGAAGGCGTATAGTACATTACGTTCATAGAAATACTGTCGATTCTCAAAATCATCCGTATCGATCAGTGCGATCCTGCCACTCAATTTGATTTTCCAGAAAGAATAGTTCACGTCTTGTAGGATCGCAAAGCCGCGAGTGGTTTCACCAGCGAGGAGAAAATCAGAAAACTGGACCCTGGACTTGACGGAAAAATTACGATTCACTTTGAAAGTAGCATCAACCAGACCATTTCGCTTTCGGGTACTTTGGATTTGATTCAGGTTGCTGCCTTCTGGCTGGATCGTCCTTTCCTTATTCTCCTGACGGAATTGTGCAAACATCGTAATGTTTCGAGAAGGGCGAAAGGTGTACCGGCCCAGATATTCAAATCCATCGGAAGGCGCCTCTGTACGAAAACGCAACCACGGAAACCGGAATTTGTCATAGTACAGTGCGATCTCATGCTTTTTGTTGGGTTTTATCTTCAATCCCCAGTAAGTACCAACCTCATTGATGATCCTGGAGCTTTCTCCAAAAGCGTTCCCATAAAAGCTGTGAAAGTCGCGGGCATAGTTGCGATGTACCAGGCTGAAGTCCACAATTGAAGTCAGAGAAGCCTGTAATCCGGTGATGGCTCCTATACCCCCGCTCGATGATCGGGCTACTTCGCCGAAGAAGGTAAAGTTTTGCCAGTAACCATCGAAATAGGCGCTGCCAATGAAATTGTTGTTTCCGACAAACTCGAACTGATTGTAGTTATTGGGCCTTCGTTGCAGTGGCTGGCTAAAACTGGAGTACAGAGACGTAACACCTGCAGTAAGGCGTCTTGTGATCTGATATTGCAACGCGGCACCAAGTGATTGTTCGGTAATGGTATTTCTACTCCCTAATTCGCTACGGGTACGATGGAATCCGGTTGTCTGAATAGAATTGACAAACTCGTCAAAATCAGAATAGGTGGTATCGGAAAGGATGTTGGCGTCCTGCTTCAAGTTGGAGTATAACACATCGACCTTCAGCCGGTTGAAGGATTTAGAGAGGCCAATTCCGCGAAAGAAACCGCTTTCGAGCGCAGAGGTGTAGGGTTTTAATCCGGTGGAGCTTCGTCGGGTGGTTTGTACCGTTTCACTTCCTTTACCAGGAGCAAACCCTGCACCGAACACCAGACCCTGACCAAATTGGCTTTGAAAATCACCCAAAATGATCTGATCAAACCCTCCACGGTTTTCAAGCATGGCATGGGCGGAATAGTAATCAAATCCATTCCTTCCATTATTGAAGTTCAGTCCTTCACCGGCATCCTTTTCAAACGTAAACCCAAAGCTATAATCGCCTTTGTGACTCACACGGAAACGACCGTAAAGCTGATTGGCATCTCCATCAAACAATCCTTCCTCAAAGCCAAAAGCCCGTTCGACAGTTCGTGTATTCCGAAGGATAAAATACTTGTTGGGCTCCGTTCGGATCTTTTCCCAAAGTGGGCGACCATCTTCAATTTCCTGTACAGTCACAAACGGCAGAATATTGCGAATGGTCAGGAGGTCGATCGATTCGATGGTTTGCAACTCGTAAATGCTGATCAGTTTTCCATTTGTTTCGATATGTGCCACCAAATCATTGATCTGAAGAGGACTGAACAAGTAAAGCCCCTCAAGATCTGCACGAGAAGCGCGGTTTAGGTTGACCGGATTTGTGTAGAGTTGCAACAGCGATTCATATAGGTCATCATACTGTATGTCCTCGTCCTGAAATTGAAACAGACGTTCGACGAAGGCTTCCAGGTCAATGTCTTCACCATCCTGGCCCCACAAAGGAAAGGCTGCGATCAATAAGACAAATAGTGCGATGAGCCTATTCACCTGACGCACGTTTGAGTGAATAGGTCAGCGAGATCTCATGAATGGCACCCAGGTCCGTTTGATCATTGAAAGCATAGTCAATCATGAATGACTTCCATTGCCAGCCAGCACCAAATGCTGATTTGAAAGGCTCTGTGCCGAATCCTGTTCTCACCCACACATTTTTGACAATCTCATATTCCAGTCCAGCTCTCAGGATGGCATCGAAATCCAGGTCTTTCTGAACTTCTACTGAAATCAAAAGGGCATCAGTTGGGGTGTAGGCCAATCCAGCTTTCAGCACGGTCGGCAAGGTTTCTTCTTCGGATAAGCGAGACTGTGTGATGTTATAGGCATGTGCACCAAGCGTCAGTTGCTCGGTAAGCGTAGCCAACCCTCCAAATTCAAGGACAACCGCTTGTTGGTTACCTAACGATTCAATGCTGTATTGGACAAAGCTTACGCCCAGACCAAGCGAAACCTGGTCAAAGCTGTTGCCGATGGCCAGACTCATCTTTTGTTGGTTGAACAGGTCATCACCAAACCGGAAAAAGGAGACACCCGCATTAAAGGGTTTGGTATGATGAACATAGCCACCTCCGACGACCTGAAAAGCAGAAATATCATATCGATTTTGATAAGAAAGCATACCGGAGGATTGGTCCAATGCCCCAATCGCTCCTATGTTGTTGAAAATACTCCATCCATCAACCAACGTTGCAGAAGTGCCACCCAGGCCAGCGCTACGGGCACCCAGTCGGAAATCACCGTTTTGACCGGTTAGATTTAGGGAATAGATCAGGCATACCAAGCATATCAATGCTCTCATGCGTCTAAACTAATCGTTTCCATCACCGGGTACAAGTTTGATGGATGATCTTATGGTTAAGGCTTGAGAATTGGGAGGATTGAGCGACTTGAGGCATTGCTTTGAAGCATGATGTTGGAAACATTCGCAGAAATAAAATGGCGGTGAGTTTTCTAATGTTTGAAATTGATTATTTGACTTTTTCCGTTTTATGAAAAAAAGTCGGTTGGGATACAAATAAAAAAGTCAGCTTCATCGAAGCTGACTTCTTTTTGATAACTCTATAATAGTTTTATACCAATTCTGCTTCTTCCTGGCGCATCGCCCAGATCGCTTTAGAATGGTCAATGATCTTTTTCAACTCATCAGGAGTCACCGCTTGCTTGGGATCATCACCAATGCCTTTTGAAGGATCGATATGCGTTTCAATGATCAATCCATCCGCACCGTAACTCATGGCTGCCAACGAAGCACTGTGCACGTACTTGGCCCTGCCTACCGAGTGTGAAGGGTCTACAATTACCGGAGCCCAGGTTTTCTCTTTCAATAATGGAGTAATACTCTCGTCAGGATAGTTTCGGTATCCATCCATTTTAGGCACCGTACCACGAGGGCAAAGCATCACGTCTGCATTTCCTCCTGCTGCAATGTATTCCGCCGCAGCGATGAATTCATTGATTGGCCCCATGGACATGGATCTTTTTAAGAGCACGGCCATCTTTTTACTAGCGGTTTTTTCACCAACTTGTCGGAGTAGCGAATAGTTTAGTGCATTTCTAGCGCCAATTTGTAGGATATCTACTTCTGCCTCAAGCGCGATTTCCAAT comes from the Cytophagales bacterium genome and includes:
- a CDS encoding helix-hairpin-helix domain-containing protein — its product is MNRLIALFVLLIAAFPLWGQDGEDIDLEAFVERLFQFQDEDIQYDDLYESLLQLYTNPVNLNRASRADLEGLYLFSPLQINDLVAHIETNGKLISIYELQTIESIDLLTIRNILPFVTVQEIEDGRPLWEKIRTEPNKYFILRNTRTVERAFGFEEGLFDGDANQLYGRFRVSHKGDYSFGFTFEKDAGEGLNFNNGRNGFDYYSAHAMLENRGGFDQIILGDFQSQFGQGLVFGAGFAPGKGSETVQTTRRSSTGLKPYTSALESGFFRGIGLSKSFNRLKVDVLYSNLKQDANILSDTTYSDFDEFVNSIQTTGFHRTRSELGSRNTITEQSLGAALQYQITRRLTAGVTSLYSSFSQPLQRRPNNYNQFEFVGNNNFIGSAYFDGYWQNFTFFGEVARSSSGGIGAITGLQASLTSIVDFSLVHRNYARDFHSFYGNAFGESSRIINEVGTYWGLKIKPNKKHEIALYYDKFRFPWLRFRTEAPSDGFEYLGRYTFRPSRNITMFAQFRQENKERTIQPEGSNLNQIQSTRKRNGLVDATFKVNRNFSVKSRVQFSDFLLAGETTRGFAILQDVNYSFWKIKLSGRIALIDTDDFENRQYFYERNVLYAFSNRSISGLGTRRYILVQFKPTRKITFWARYAQTRFQDAATIISGEIGSGLNLIEGDTRSEVTLQMMIKL